In a single window of the Sediminicoccus sp. KRV36 genome:
- a CDS encoding AbrB family transcriptional regulator: protein MAGGAVFSLLHVPLAWMIGAMFGTAALAWFQPVAVHAAARPASLIVIGLAFGQTFSGPVLTALLGAAPAILIAGLLSILAGIATIPIFTRLAGTDARTAYFATIPGGVIVMAVLAQREGAPLAPVTLAQTLRVLVVVLVMPPTLSAIAPHGDFSAFVAPRLAFDAWGLVAMLAIGLVAALVMRRTGIANPWMIGPCFLAITAAAFNQLPSAVPGWLIDAAQVGMGAGLGQKMTRDFLLSSRRLMRAALISSLLLCLFCTVFGAGLAWATGLPPSAVMLGMAPGGMPEMGVTAKALGVAVPLVLGFHLTRTLMCNFLLGPMYRGLVRLGLR, encoded by the coding sequence ATGGCCGGCGGCGCAGTCTTTTCGTTGCTGCACGTACCACTCGCCTGGATGATCGGTGCCATGTTCGGCACGGCAGCCCTGGCGTGGTTCCAGCCCGTGGCTGTTCATGCAGCAGCGCGGCCCGCCTCGCTCATCGTCATTGGGCTGGCCTTTGGGCAGACGTTTTCCGGGCCAGTGCTGACCGCCCTGCTGGGGGCCGCCCCTGCCATCCTGATCGCGGGGTTGCTCTCCATCCTGGCCGGTATCGCGACCATCCCGATCTTCACGCGGCTGGCCGGCACGGATGCGCGCACGGCCTACTTCGCGACAATCCCGGGTGGCGTGATTGTCATGGCAGTGCTGGCACAGCGCGAGGGCGCGCCGCTCGCACCGGTGACGCTCGCGCAGACATTGCGTGTGCTGGTGGTGGTGCTGGTCATGCCGCCCACACTCTCGGCCATTGCGCCGCATGGTGATTTCAGTGCCTTCGTGGCGCCTCGCCTCGCGTTTGACGCCTGGGGTCTGGTTGCGATGCTGGCGATCGGTCTGGTCGCGGCGCTGGTGATGCGGCGCACCGGCATTGCCAATCCCTGGATGATCGGCCCGTGCTTCCTGGCGATTACAGCCGCCGCGTTCAACCAACTCCCCTCTGCCGTCCCCGGCTGGTTGATTGATGCCGCGCAGGTGGGGATGGGCGCGGGGCTCGGGCAGAAGATGACGCGCGATTTCCTGTTGAGCTCGCGCCGGCTCATGCGCGCAGCGCTCATCTCCTCTCTGTTGCTGTGCCTGTTCTGCACGGTGTTTGGCGCGGGCCTCGCCTGGGCCACGGGCTTGCCGCCCTCCGCGGTGATGCTGGGCATGGCGCCCGGTGGCATGCCGGAAATGGGTGTAACGGCCAAGGCGTTGGGGGTGGCGGTGCCATTGGTGCTTGGCTTCCACCTGACCCGCACCTTGATGTGCAATTTCCTGCTGGGGCCCATGTATCGTGGCTTGGTTCGCCTGGGGTTACGCTAA
- a CDS encoding enoyl-CoA hydratase yields the protein MQFADGKILARSEGGVGTIVFNQPEKRNAMSIAMWDGMAEALDLFAADPAVRCVVLEGAGGKAFVSGADISQFEKSRSDADAQRQYNIKTSHGRDKLANFPKPVIAKIQGFCMGGGLGIAMSCDMRIAGSGSEFGIPAAKLGIAYGFDMVSNLVALVGPAHAHFILMTGGRLEASEAERMGLINKLHPAESLDAEVAKITATIAVNAPLSLRANKRTVRAVLADPAGRDMAAIAADQDACFDSADYREGRRAFMEKRKPAFTGA from the coding sequence ATGCAGTTCGCCGATGGAAAAATCCTGGCCCGCAGCGAAGGCGGCGTGGGCACGATCGTCTTCAACCAGCCCGAGAAGCGCAACGCGATGAGCATCGCGATGTGGGACGGCATGGCCGAGGCGCTCGACCTCTTCGCCGCCGATCCCGCCGTGCGTTGTGTCGTGCTGGAAGGCGCTGGCGGCAAGGCCTTCGTCTCGGGCGCCGATATCAGCCAGTTCGAGAAAAGCCGTTCGGATGCCGATGCGCAGCGGCAATACAACATCAAGACGAGCCATGGCCGGGATAAGCTGGCGAACTTCCCGAAGCCGGTGATCGCGAAGATCCAGGGCTTCTGCATGGGTGGGGGCTTGGGCATCGCCATGTCCTGCGACATGCGCATCGCGGGTTCGGGCAGCGAATTCGGCATTCCGGCAGCGAAGCTCGGCATTGCCTATGGCTTCGACATGGTGAGCAACCTGGTCGCACTCGTCGGTCCCGCGCATGCGCATTTCATCCTGATGACAGGCGGACGACTTGAAGCCTCCGAGGCGGAGCGCATGGGCCTGATCAACAAGCTGCATCCGGCTGAATCGCTGGATGCGGAGGTCGCGAAAATCACCGCGACCATTGCGGTGAATGCGCCGCTGTCCTTGCGTGCCAACAAGCGCACCGTACGCGCCGTACTGGCCGATCCTGCCGGGCGGGACATGGCGGCCATCGCGGCCGATCAGGATGCCTGTTTTGACAGCGCGGACTACCGCGAGGGCCGCCGCGCCTTCATGGAGAAGCGCAAGCCCGCCTTCACCGGGGCGTAA
- a CDS encoding flagellin, translating into MSSIEMFTRLTGETAQLRARLDNFTRQATSGLKAEKIGDLAPEIPRAVSLRGEIDRREVYGRAMDQSLGRTAVMQDSLERLTDIAREFRTKAATRISAGDPGSLMTVQSHARAALSEVAHLLNTRHAGEYLFGGSDLSRPPIPNPEGLATGQMAQDIATEIAALPSQGVAVTVAATRSIAQSNAAGVTPFSDFLAADAGLPSTDQEARRGVPAADGQIIGYGIVANRNAEVVSMGETTGSWARDLMRNLMSLAALKPEQMTDQAVFDGFVATLRDGLYSAELALGEEAGALGNVEARMEATQRRHDDLSAALAQQLSSIEDVDVADVLTRMQATRNALEASYRAIGSLSGLNLANFLR; encoded by the coding sequence ATGTCGAGCATCGAGATGTTCACCCGGCTGACGGGTGAAACGGCCCAATTGCGCGCGCGGCTGGACAACTTCACACGCCAGGCGACGAGTGGGCTCAAGGCTGAAAAGATCGGCGATCTCGCACCGGAAATCCCCCGCGCCGTCTCCCTGCGTGGCGAGATTGACCGGCGCGAGGTTTATGGCAGGGCAATGGACCAGTCCCTGGGCCGCACGGCCGTGATGCAGGATAGTCTGGAGCGTTTGACCGATATCGCCCGTGAGTTTCGAACCAAGGCGGCGACGCGAATCTCTGCCGGCGATCCGGGTTCGTTGATGACGGTGCAAAGCCACGCGAGGGCAGCGTTGAGTGAGGTTGCGCATCTGCTCAATACCCGCCATGCCGGTGAATACCTGTTCGGCGGCAGCGATCTCAGCCGGCCACCCATCCCCAATCCCGAAGGATTGGCGACGGGGCAGATGGCGCAGGACATCGCGACTGAAATCGCGGCGCTGCCGAGCCAGGGGGTGGCCGTGACTGTGGCCGCCACGCGCAGCATCGCGCAGAGCAATGCGGCAGGCGTCACGCCCTTCTCGGACTTCCTCGCCGCCGATGCTGGATTGCCCTCCACCGACCAGGAGGCGCGTCGTGGCGTGCCCGCGGCAGATGGGCAGATCATTGGCTACGGCATCGTAGCCAATCGCAATGCCGAGGTCGTCAGCATGGGTGAGACCACGGGCAGCTGGGCGCGCGACCTGATGCGCAACCTGATGAGCCTGGCTGCGCTGAAGCCCGAGCAGATGACCGACCAGGCAGTGTTCGACGGGTTTGTCGCCACGCTGCGTGATGGTTTGTATTCGGCCGAGCTCGCGCTCGGCGAGGAAGCCGGGGCCCTTGGCAATGTCGAGGCTCGCATGGAGGCGACGCAGCGGCGGCACGATGATCTCTCCGCCGCGCTGGCCCAGCAGCTCTCCTCCATCGAGGACGTGGACGTGGCCGATGTGCTGACCCGCATGCAAGCAACGCGCAATGCGCTGGAAGCCAGCTACCGTGCCATCGGATCGCTGAGCGGGCTCAACCTCGCAAATTTCCTGCGCTGA
- a CDS encoding flagellar biosynthesis repressor FlbT, translating into MSTLVLELRQGDLMVVNGAPIRFRNRTRIELAAKARFLFGKQIMAPEGANTPARRIYFALQTAYIGTDEERAPGLASARALIVEFMEATTSVLVREMLARALEAAEDDDCYLALKIARRVMRHEEEVLGLAPLPAPRRDPTDGLNHG; encoded by the coding sequence ATGTCCACGCTGGTGTTGGAACTTCGCCAGGGCGATCTGATGGTGGTGAACGGTGCGCCGATCCGCTTTCGCAATCGCACACGGATTGAACTTGCGGCGAAGGCACGCTTCCTGTTCGGTAAGCAGATCATGGCACCCGAAGGCGCCAATACACCAGCACGCCGCATCTATTTCGCGCTTCAGACCGCCTACATCGGCACGGATGAGGAGCGTGCCCCCGGCCTCGCTTCTGCACGCGCCCTGATCGTCGAATTCATGGAGGCCACAACGTCGGTTTTGGTGCGGGAGATGCTGGCCCGCGCACTGGAGGCGGCCGAGGATGATGATTGCTATCTGGCGCTGAAGATTGCCCGCCGGGTGATGCGCCATGAGGAGGAGGTTCTGGGGCTGGCCCCGCTGCCGGCCCCGCGCCGTGATCCCACGGATGGGCTGAACCATGGCTGA
- a CDS encoding DUF1217 domain-containing protein produces MADAAGAVAAFRRMLKPGEEERALGRIATEPQQKRVMEQFKRAVDRAPDVRAALRDPRVLQVVTAALGIPEGAGQQGLATRVLLSDLADPKSLANTIGDKRWKSAAETMQLATRGIQALRDPQVQAGLADGLRRAQWNRNLEQEQPGLGDAILFKDRAPAVNNSIYAVLGDPILRRVVTGALGIPQELAIQSIEAQARAVSARLDIRKLEDPKEVQRLAERYLMNRANQNSTANGADILARYGFPSGGFNI; encoded by the coding sequence ATGGCTGACGCGGCCGGTGCCGTCGCCGCCTTTCGCCGCATGCTCAAGCCGGGCGAGGAGGAGCGGGCACTCGGCCGGATTGCCACTGAGCCGCAGCAGAAGCGTGTGATGGAGCAGTTCAAGCGCGCCGTCGATCGAGCGCCTGACGTCAGAGCGGCGCTGCGTGATCCGCGGGTCTTGCAGGTGGTGACAGCCGCCTTGGGTATTCCCGAGGGGGCGGGGCAGCAGGGGCTTGCCACACGTGTCCTGCTGTCCGACCTGGCGGACCCAAAGAGCCTGGCCAACACCATTGGCGATAAGCGCTGGAAATCTGCCGCCGAGACGATGCAACTCGCCACCCGGGGCATTCAGGCGCTGCGCGACCCGCAGGTGCAGGCGGGGCTGGCGGATGGATTGCGGCGCGCCCAATGGAACCGGAACCTGGAACAGGAGCAGCCGGGCCTCGGTGATGCCATCCTCTTCAAGGACCGCGCGCCGGCGGTGAATAACAGCATCTACGCGGTCCTGGGAGACCCCATTCTTCGCCGTGTCGTGACCGGCGCGCTGGGCATCCCGCAGGAACTCGCAATTCAGTCGATCGAGGCGCAGGCGCGCGCCGTATCCGCACGACTGGATATCAGGAAGCTGGAAGATCCCAAGGAAGTCCAGCGCCTGGCCGAGCGCTACCTGATGAACCGCGCGAACCAAAACAGCACGGCAAACGGCGCGGATATCCTGGCGCGATATGGCTTTCCCTCGGGCGGCTTTAACATCTGA
- a CDS encoding exopolysaccharide biosynthesis protein, which produces MDGTAQTATEHQDEHLAPISRIVTEVAAQFPGARITLGEMAEAFGDRAFGLLILLLCLPSLLPGMASVFGIPMLILGAQMGMGRRVPKLPRFIARQSIKREDLMRLSGASGSSWIKRVEQYVKPRPGFFTGPTGDKIVGWLTVYCAVMLILPGPGTNGPPAFGNIIMALGVVEADNRVIGIGAALTLLGSLFATFVIGALIWVGIQALGWMV; this is translated from the coding sequence TTGGACGGAACGGCGCAAACCGCGACTGAACATCAGGATGAACATCTCGCGCCCATCTCGCGCATTGTCACCGAGGTGGCGGCACAATTCCCCGGTGCCAGGATCACGCTGGGCGAAATGGCGGAGGCATTTGGGGACCGTGCTTTTGGACTGTTGATCCTGCTGCTCTGCCTGCCGTCATTGCTACCAGGGATGGCTTCGGTCTTCGGCATTCCCATGCTGATTCTCGGCGCGCAGATGGGGATGGGGCGGCGGGTGCCGAAACTGCCGCGATTCATCGCCCGCCAGTCCATCAAGCGGGAGGATCTGATGCGCCTCTCGGGTGCCTCTGGCTCTTCCTGGATCAAGCGCGTCGAGCAGTATGTGAAGCCGCGCCCTGGCTTCTTTACCGGGCCGACCGGCGACAAGATCGTCGGCTGGCTGACGGTCTATTGCGCGGTCATGTTGATTTTGCCGGGACCCGGCACCAACGGTCCGCCGGCCTTTGGCAACATCATCATGGCGTTGGGCGTGGTCGAAGCCGATAACCGCGTGATCGGGATCGGAGCGGCCTTGACCCTGCTCGGCAGTCTGTTTGCCACCTTCGTGATCGGCGCATTGATCTGGGTGGGAATACAGGCTCTTGGCTGGATGGTCTGA
- a CDS encoding CoA transferase, whose protein sequence is MPDVSAKAGTTLPLSGLRVLDLTLARAGPTCVRHLADWGADIIRIEPPGNNDGFGGARDGFDSVNLHRNKRGLAIDLKHPDGHAAFLRLAATADVVVENMRMQVKHRLKIDYETLAAINPRLVYASISGFGQTGPYSTRGGVDQIAQGLGGLMSITGEPGRGPMRVGIPIDDLTAGNLLAMGVIMALYEREKTGKGRWVHTSLLEAQVFMLDFQATRWLQNGEIAGQAGNDHPVNTPMGVFPSADKPINIAASSPKLWAVFCKVAAREDWLEKPEWKTAEGRTADRAALNAAIGEVTRQKPSETWIALLDEAGIPCGPINNISEVFEDPQVQHLGMVWDVPHAKLGKAGVVRTPINIEGHKPGIRRGVPGLGEHADEILAEAGLSSEEITALRSKKVLGE, encoded by the coding sequence ATGCCCGATGTCAGTGCGAAGGCCGGCACAACGCTGCCTCTGAGCGGGCTGCGCGTGCTCGACCTGACGCTGGCCCGCGCCGGCCCCACCTGTGTGCGGCACCTGGCCGACTGGGGCGCCGACATCATCCGCATCGAGCCGCCGGGCAATAATGACGGCTTCGGTGGCGCGCGGGATGGCTTTGATTCTGTCAATCTGCACCGCAACAAGCGCGGCTTGGCCATCGATTTGAAGCACCCCGATGGGCACGCGGCCTTCCTGCGCCTTGCCGCCACGGCCGATGTCGTGGTCGAGAACATGCGCATGCAGGTGAAGCATCGCTTGAAGATCGACTACGAAACGCTCGCGGCCATCAATCCACGCCTTGTCTATGCGTCGATTTCCGGTTTCGGCCAGACCGGGCCGTATTCGACGCGTGGCGGCGTGGACCAGATCGCGCAGGGGCTGGGCGGCCTCATGTCCATCACCGGCGAACCCGGGCGCGGGCCGATGCGCGTGGGCATCCCGATTGATGACCTCACCGCGGGCAATCTGCTGGCGATGGGCGTGATAATGGCGCTTTATGAGCGCGAGAAGACCGGCAAGGGCCGCTGGGTCCATACCTCGCTGCTGGAGGCGCAGGTCTTCATGCTCGACTTCCAGGCCACGCGCTGGTTGCAAAACGGCGAGATCGCGGGGCAGGCCGGCAATGACCATCCGGTAAACACGCCGATGGGCGTCTTCCCGAGTGCCGACAAGCCGATCAACATCGCCGCCTCCTCGCCCAAGCTCTGGGCCGTGTTTTGCAAAGTCGCAGCGCGCGAGGATTGGCTCGAAAAGCCCGAATGGAAGACCGCTGAAGGCCGCACCGCCGACCGTGCCGCGCTGAACGCCGCGATCGGCGAGGTGACGCGCCAGAAGCCCAGCGAGACCTGGATCGCGTTGCTGGATGAGGCGGGCATCCCCTGCGGCCCGATCAACAACATCAGCGAGGTCTTCGAGGACCCGCAGGTGCAGCATCTGGGCATGGTGTGGGATGTGCCGCATGCCAAGCTGGGGAAGGCCGGGGTGGTGCGCACGCCAATCAACATCGAAGGCCACAAGCCCGGCATCCGCCGCGGCGTGCCGGGCCTGGGCGAGCATGCCGACGAGATCCTGGCGGAAGCCGGGCTGAGTTCCGAAGAGATCACCGCCTTGCGGTCGAAGAAGGTTTTGGGAGAGTGA